A portion of the Scylla paramamosain isolate STU-SP2022 chromosome 2, ASM3559412v1, whole genome shotgun sequence genome contains these proteins:
- the LOC135111141 gene encoding mucin-5AC-like, with product MLLSTCMVVVVMAVTTAQAEAAAAATSAAESVMERQMESQAVEARGNPGGTPSVNAKRLTRRRRSLDFDGWFPMDVSNPMADDPTVAYQPPPLERVHFSNEPMKEKPLYPVRPENPTVFVVRSEKQKPEYHSVYGTENIEYYHINPQSNIVRAFRSPSFTIGEATLVPEQTEATTTSSTTSTTTSTTTDSTAKAVEESSSVPETNLEIPQKEEGFSDRSDVFYEDTELSDGEASPDEKPGCETETESDLEGAFSETRTSVILPPELFYLLRERSKKLQERMIAQLPQQTPAPPPARRRFDNTATIRTGPALHELLGNLPRESQIEESPYLGSATDSAGVRKIPPPNFRYASLRTSASRQSPVTSRTRVRGSSTRKPASSGRPWYLIDTRSSDSSRRREPSIASYIVPDTLSGDSKVNYKPNGPVSYVNKQITTITDLIDNPHLNDHMNSYKPTLTANSLSELLQIFRYTQVTNGPGGSSTEEPVTVREFRYTRPTEETPTTEILPTNYRYTPSPSKFSDPTTEPGITERPPAVYSDAVADTNSLDGYLFSDSEANPEYARPQVRQNAVVKEDKDADREKGAARGTSKVKINSNLVQRATATSTPAPRELRVIRPGPAPSSKITTVSPQYVIYQGHSKVKVFGVNSAEDNGWSKFDIRDFILASTPSSSSTTTTPAPRPSSTPSLPTATTTFAPTSPSPSPLPSTNATLPSTSSSPVEQSTSLPITDTTPLDTTEATLPSGVGEEYEYYYADGDYGVTDLAFGDYQTEDFGQHLIYVSGQLPPPPGVVHLAHPPPLTPTEERQGSTDHSMKDPLEGSFPQALSPATALTQAELLDIFANQQPEDSQFSHPTWPATEAATDQPAEDDAAENNGGA from the exons ATGCTGTTGTCGAcgtgtatggtggtggtggtgatggcggtgacgaCGGCgcaggcggaggcggcggcggcggcgacgtcAGCGGCCGAGTCTGTGATGGAGCGGCAGATGGAGTCACAGGCGGTGGAGGCGAGAG GGAACCCCGGAGGCACGCCCTCTGTCAATGCCAAGCGCCTCACCAGACGGAGGAGAAGCCTCGACTTTGACGGCTGGTTCCCCATGGACGTGAGCAACCCTATGGCCGATGACCCCACCGTGGCCTACCAGCCGCCGCCCCTGGAGAGAGTTCACTTCAGTAACGAGCCCATGAAGGAGAAGCCGCTGTACCCAGTCAGACCGGAGAACCCAACAGTGTTTGTGGTGCGGTCAGAGAAGCAGAAGCCGGAGTACCATTCAGTGTACGGCACCGAGAACATCGAGTACTACCACATCAACCCGCAGAGCAACATCGTGCGGGCCTTCCGTtcgccttccttcaccatcggCGAGGCCACCTTAGTGCCTGAGCAGACGGAGGCCACCACCacgtcctccaccacctccaccaccacgtccaccaccacTGACTCCACTGCCAAGGCTGTGGAGGAATCTTCGAGTGTCCCAGAAACCAATCTGGAAATTCCCCAGAAAGAAGAAGGATTTTCCGATAGATCTGATGTCTTCTACGAAGATACCGAGCTCTCTGATGGTGAAGCATCCCCGGACGAGAAACCAGGCTGTGAAACTGAGACTGAGAGTGATCTGGAAGGCGCCTTTTCAGAGACTCGGACATCTGTGATATTGCCACCTGAGCTCTTCTACCTCCTTCGTGAAAGGAGTAAAAAATTGCAGGAAAGAATGATCGCTCAACTCCCTCAGCAGACGCCTGCCCCTCCCCCTGCCAGAAGGCGCTTCGACAACACGGCCACTATCAGGACCGGGCCCGCCCTTCATGAACTGCTCGGCAACCTTCCTCGAGAATCACAGATAGAGGAGTCTCCCTACCTAGGCTCTGCCACAGACTCTGCTGGCGTTCGGAAAATTCCCCCTCCTAATTTCCGGTACGCCTCCCTGCGCACCTCCGCCTCCCGTCAGTCCCCAGTCACCTCGCGCACCAGGGTGAGAGGAAGCTCCACCAGGAAGCCAGCGTCGTCCGGGCGCCCGTGGTATCTTATCGACACGAGATCGTCTGACTCGAGCAGAAGACGCGAGCCATCGATTGCATCCTACATCGTCCCTGACACTCTGTCCGGCGACAGCAAGGTTAACTACAAACCCAACGGTCCTGTCTCCTACGTCAACAAGCAGATTACGACGATAACTGATCTGATTGACAATCCTCACCTCAACGACCACATGAACTCCTACAAGCCCACGCTGACAGCAAACAGCCTCTCGGAGTTGCTGCAGATTTTCCGGTACACGCAGGTGACGAACGGGCCCGGCGGGTCGAGCACTGAGGAACCGGTGACCGTGCGGGAGTTCAGGTACACGCGGCCCACAGAGGAGACCCCAACCACCGAGATCTTGCCAACTAACTACAGGTACACTCCCTCTCCGTCTAAATTTAGCGACCCAACCACGGAGCCCGGGATCACTGAGAGACCCCCGGCCGTGTACTCAGATGCAGTGGCCGACACTAACTCCCTGGATGGGTATCTCTTCTCAGACTCAGAGGCTAATCCTGAGTACGCCCGCCCTCAGGTTCGTCAGAATGCCGTTGTGAAAGAGGATAAGGACGCAGACAGGGAAAAGGGAGCTGCCAGAGGAACTTCCAAAGTAAAAATCAACTCCAACTTGGTCCAGAGAGCAACCGCAACGTCCACACCAGCGCCGAGGGAACTCCGTGTGATACGCCCCGGCCCCGCTCCTTCAAGCAAAATCACGACTGTCTCCCCGCAGTACGTAATTTACCAAGGACACTCTAAAGTCAAGGTGTTTGGAGTGAACTCAGCCGAGGATAACGGCTGGAGCAAATTCGATATACGTGACTTCATTTTGGCCTCCACACCAAGCTCTtcctctaccactaccacaccggctcctcgtccctcctccactccctctcttcccacaGCAACCACCACTTTTGCTCCCACCTCACccagtccttctcctcttcccagcACCAATGCAACACTTCCTAGCACCTCATCCTCTCCAGTAGAGCAAAGCACCTCTCTTCCCATCACTGACACCACACCCTTGGACACCACCGAGGCCACGCTCCCCTCGGGTGTCGGCGAGGAGTACGAGTACTATTACGCAGACGGGGATTACGGGGTTACTGATCTTGCCTTCGGGGATTATCAGACGGAGGATTTTGGACAGCACCTGATTTACGTGTCCGGCCAGCTGCCTCCCCCTCCCGGTGTGGTACACCTGGCTCACCCTCCTCCCCTGACACCCACCGAGGAAAGGCAAGGTAGCACTGATCACTCCATGAAGGACCCGCTGGAGGGCAGCTTCCCTCAGGCCCTGTCTCCCGCCACGGCCTTGACGCAGGCGGAGTTGCTGGACATTTTCGCCAACCAGCAGCCAGAGGACAGTCAATTTTCACACCCGACCTGGCCAGCCACGGAGGCAGCCACCGACCAGCCAGCGGAGGACGACGCTGCTGAGAATAATGGCGGCGCGTGA